The following nucleotide sequence is from Peribacillus sp. ACCC06369.
CTGTGCATCCATCTCCAGGAATTTGATCGTTGTATTTTCATATTTCCCCATCGCTTTCTTCAGCATATCGGCTGATAGATCTATCGCCGTTATCTCAAGGTCAAGGTTCTTGATCAACTCCAAATCGGCACCCGTACCTACGCCTACAAACAGAACCTTCTCATTATCATGAAAATGCATCTCTTCAAATATTCTTTTCCTGGCATCTAAAAAGAGATGAGAGTTGAAGATTTTATCATAAATCGGCGACCAAAACTTATAAATCACTTTATTCCACGAATTATTCAACATCCCCACCCCTTACATACTTCTTCTATGTAGCATAATAAATCCCTTCCAAGCGGATATTATATCTGGCAAATTAGTAAAATTAAAAATAGTATGCGACGCAGTGGTCCGCGATAACGGACATGTTTAAGAACGACCCTCCAAATATAAAGCCCCCAACTGACACACTCCATATTATACAAATTACCTTGACTGTCATAGTAATACACTATAAGATATACCAAAGGAGGTGAGGATTTGGTTGAACGTAAACTATCCTCTGACTTGCTTCGCGGACATGTAGATACGATGATTCTAAAACTCCTGCAAAGTGGCGATAAATATGGTTATGAAATCAGCAAACTGATATATGTGAGTTCAAATGAGCAATATGAAATAAAGGAAGCTACGATGTATTCCAGCTTAAAACGTCTAGAAAAGGATGGTTGCATCCTCTCTTATTGGGGAGATGCTACACAAGGCGGAAGAAGGAAGTATTACAAAATCACCCCAATCGGGGAAGAGACATATACGCAAAATAAAAATGACTGGGAGCAGGCCAAGAGAATACTTGAACGCCTCTTGTAAGAAAGGAAGATGAAATGTGATTGAAAAACTGCATGCACATGTTCATAGCATTTTTGCCCCGTACAAAAATGCAAAAACCACAAAGGAATTGGAAGAAGAACTGCTGCAAAACTTACTGGAAAAATACAATGACCATAAAAGGAATGGCTCTAGTGAGCAAGAAGCTTATAAGCTGACTGTGGATTCAATTGGAGAAGTATCAGAGCTCATGGAATCACTCAACCTTCAGTATAACGAGCTTGAGCAGGCGATATCCATGGACTATTCCAGACACCGTTTATTGGATTCCGACTTCCGCTCGGTTTCCGTGCATGATGGGAAATTTAATTCCTGTGATTTAAGCCGTTCCGACTTCAGCCATTCGGACCTGACGAACAGCACATTTAAAAGCAGTAACTTAAATGACTGCATCTTTGAAAACGCCAATTTAACTAGTACCTTATTTAAAAGTGCCAATTTAAAAGGCGTAACTTTCAAGAACAGCATTTATAACAAGACCCATTTTAAAGGCTGTAATTTATCTGGTCTTATATTTGATGGGGAAACATTCAACCAAACCGTTTTCGAGGGTTCTTCATTGAAAAAGGCATCATTTCGCGACGCCACACTCATCAATGTTCAATTTCGGGTGTCCGATTTAAAGAAAATTGACTTTACGGGAGCTTCGATGGATAAACTCACTTACAACTTTTTACATGGAGGTAAGGTTGATCTTAGCGGCGTGACCATCATCTAAGGAGGAATTTCCAATGACTTTACCGATAGCGATTGTCGTATCCACCTCAATCATTTGCGTGACCGTATTTCTGACTGCGGTCGTTTTAAAAGGAATGAGCATGGGGGAATGATTCATCAAGAACCCTCTGCTAAGACATGAAACGTCTTGGCAGAGGGTTTTTCGTATTTTCAATATACCTTTCTCATCATTCACCCCCCCATCCTCCCCTGCATGAACCTTTAGACTTCCACTTCAAATTCATTAACGTAGACAGCATTCCCTGTGATTTCAATATCATAGTTGTCATGGTTTTTTGTAGCCGTAACGCGGACCCTGCCATCCTTTCCGATTTCAATTCCCTGTTCTATTAACAGGTGCAGCTCATTTTCACGGTCATCTTTTATGTATTTTGCATAATAAGCGCCCATTACACCTGAAGCCGTTCCTGTAACCGGGTCCTCAAGCGTACCTGAAAATGGCGAGGAGAAATGCCGGGCATGCATATGGGCATCCTGATCGTACGTTTCCAAGCAAAAGGGATGAACAGAAGCTCTTGGCATTTCCTTTAAAATTTGTGGAAACAGTTTATTGTTCGCCTTCATCTTTTTGAATCCATTGAGGTCATTTATCGGAATCAGTAAAGTCCATAAACCTGTACTTCCATACATAATAGGTAACTCCGCTTCCAGATCTTCTATATCAAGTCCGAGGGAACTCGCTAAATCCCGCTTATCTCCGCTAAACTCTTCAAACGTTGGGGTAGCCTGCTTCATCGTAATGTATAGCTCTCGATCAGCCATCGTATGGATCTTGATTGGTAATATTCCCGCTCCTGTTTCAATCATCAGCTCATCTTTATCCAATAATCCTCTGGTCTTCAGTGCATGAATGGCAGCCATTGTCGCGTGTCCGCAAAGATTCATTTCGTGTCCTGGTGTAAAATAACGGATTCTAAGATCGGCAATATCGGACTCCATGGGAAAAGAGGTTTCATTGAACCCCACCTTCAGCGCTATATCCTGCATTTCCTTTTCCGTCAGTCCATCCGCATCTAAAACCACACCTGCCGGATTTCCTTTATTCGGTTTACTGCTGAACGCATCGTAATGAAAAACCCTAACCATTTTCAAATCTAACATCTCCTATTAACCGAATGGTGCTTCTCTTGAATAGTAATTCTATGTTCTTTATAAAATCCCTTTTTCGTCCAGTTTACCTATATTAAGAGAAACAACCATTGATTTTATTTTCTGACTATTGTACAATGACTCAAATTCATCTAATTTCATTTAAAATTCCATGAAGGGAAAAAGTACGTTATAGTTTCTGTTCCAAAGAGAGCTGGTGCTTTGCTGAAAGCCAGTGTCCAGAATATAACCGAAGATCATCCCTGAGAAGTAAAGCCGAATCCTTAGTAAGCTTTATCGGTTTCCCCCGTTATAAGGGACAACGTATTATTGTACGTTCGTAAAGGGTAGTAATTTGCTTTCGAAGCATTTTATTAAACAAGAGTGGTACCGCGAGTTCAAATCTCGTCTCTTAATGAGACGGGATTTTTTGTATTTAAATCAATGAAAATAAAGGCAAAGAGGTGCAGGTCTAATGCAGACACTATTATTCGTAACAGATTTAAACTATGAAGCAAAAGGAAGAAATTATTACGAGGAGGATTTATATCTAACTTCAAAACTTAGGGAAGATTTTCAATTGGTCATTTGTCATCCTGAAGATATTGAAACGTTTGAAAAGGATTTTGACCTAATTGTATTTCGAAATGCTGGTCCAGTAGCAAATTTTAAAGATAAGTATCAAGCATTCCGTAAAAGAGTGGCTACCAATCATTTGAAAACTTACAATTCATTTATAGGAAAGGCTGATATGAACGGAAAAGAATACTTAATAGAACTAACGAATGCTCAATTTCCTGTCATTCCAACTATCGATACGGTTCACTCCCTAGATAAACTGCCTAATGTAGACACGTATATCGTAAAGCCGAAAGATGGAGCGGATTCTATCGGTTTGGAATTTGTTACGAAAGATGCATTGAATGGCAAAGTTAATTCTGAATTGAAAAATACATTGGTACAACCATTTATCAATTTTGAATATGAAGTCTCATTTTACTTTATCGATACAGAATTTCAGTATGCCCTTTATGCTCCGGATAAAGAGAAAAGATGGGAATTGAAAGAATATGCACCTACTGAAGAAGATCTAGCTTTTGCTCAACAATTTATTGAATGGAACAACCTTGATTGGGGGATTCAACGAGTTGATGCGTGCCGGAATGAACATGGTGAACTATTATTAGTTGAACTGGAAGATTTAAATCCCTATCTTTCTTTGTTGGAATTAACCGATGAAACACGCCAGAAATTCGTAGAAGCCCTGAAAAAATCAATCCAGAAAGCACTGGAAGCTTAGAATGTCGAATGAAGTGTGTGTAGCTCGAATTACTGCGGGGACGGTCGAATAAAGCACGCGGTAGCTCGAATTACTGCGGGGACGGTCGAATAAAGTACGCGGTAGGTCGAATTACTGCGGGGACGGTCGAATAAAGTACGCGGTAGGTCGAATTACTGCGGGGACGGTCGAAAGTAAGAAGACTGATCTCATTACTCCCCAATTAAATTGTCCAAACGATAATAATAATTTGGTCTAAACGAAGTACGCTAAAGCTAGCTTTATTTAATAAAATATGAGGTGGTTAATTTGAAACAATATCATGATTATTATCAAAATCTATTAAAAAGACTTTGTAAAGCTGATAATATCTCTCCTCGAAAACCTAGGTTTGAAAATATTGAAGATCTAGTAATAATTCATGTTAAAAATCATTTGAAAGAAGGAGTAGATTTAGAATGTTTTAAGATTTTAAATCTTATTTATCAAACAGTCGTACCTTTAGGTATAAAATTCAATCAACAGTTATATTTATATCCAAATGGAGATAGATTAGATAGAGTAGCGATAACCTTTAACAAAGATGATTATATACTTTTAAACAAAAAACTAGAAAATGGAGAGTTATGAATAATTAATACATATTGGAGATGGCCTCCCTCTATGGTGGGCTATTTTTTTAGGTTTTCCTCATTGTTTTAGGTATGTCGGCTTGACCGGAAAGGGAGCGGATTTCTGAAATCACCTGCAACTTTCTTTAAATAAAAAAACTGCAGGCAAACTCGCTTTTCTTCGAGTTTGTCTACAGTCTGAAACGACTATCGAGTCCCAAGGGACCTTTAATTCATTTGAGATTTATGCCATTTCCATGCACTTTCAATAATCTCTTCCAAATCTATTGATGCCTTCCATCCAAGTTCTTCAAATATCTTATTAGCAGAAGCAACCAGACGGGCTGGATCACCAGGGCGTCGGTCTGCATACTCTATGGTCGGTTTCACTCCTGTGACTTTTTCGCAAGTGTCGATTACATCCTTAACCGAAAATCCTTTTCCATTCCCAAGATTGTAGGTGGCCGTATCCTTCTTCCCGGACAATAGGGCTTGAAGCGCGATTATATGAGCTTGAGCTAAATCCGTTACATGAATATAATCACGGATGCAAGTGCCATCTTCTGTGTCATAGTCCGTACCAAACACGGAAATCTTATCACGTTGACCTAATAAATGCTGTAAAATAATGGGGATCAGGTGTGTTTCCGGATCATGGCTTTCACCGATTTCTGCCGATACATGTGCTCCAGCCGCATTAAAGTATCGCAAAACTACATAATGGAGTCCATATGCCTTTGCAAAGTCACCTAAGATTTGCTCTACCATCAATTTCGAGCGGCCATATGGATTAATCGGATTAGTTGGCTGATCTTCATCAATCATATCTACATTTGGTATCCCGTATGTAGCTGCCGTTGATGAAAAAATGAAATTCTTAACATCATGCTTGAGCATGGTATTCAATAATGTAAGAGTTGCACCAACATTATTCTCATAGTATTTATAAGGGTCTTGAACAGACTCACCAACCAAGCTATTAGCAGCAAAGTGCATAACGGCTTTAATGGGATATTTAAGGAATATTTCATTCAAAACCGCTTTGTCCCCTAAATTCCCTTCAACCAAGATGGCCTTCGAATCGACCAGCGAACGAAAACCGGTTGAGAGATTATCCAGAATGACAACCTCTTCTGTATTCACTAACTCTTTTACAAGATGACTTCCAATATATCCTGCACCGCCAACGACCAAAATCATATAGAATTTCCCCTTTTACTTTAAGCTTTATTCGTAACCTATTTATGTCCTTAGAGTTTGAGGGGCTCTTTTTTATTATTGAAAAGAGCCCCTCCCTTATTTTATAAGCATTTTTTGAAGGTTTCCATGGCTAATCCATTATATTGGTTGTAATCAAACTTTTCTAGTTTAGGATTATCAGTACTAACCATAGTAGATAAGCCTTTTTCAAGTCCATTTATGCTATTTTCAACAAGTAAACCATATTTACCGTTTTCCAAAACGGTTCGGTTAGCAACTATATCAGTAGCCATGATTTTCATTCCTAAAGTCATTGCCTCCAATAATACCATAGGCTGTCCTTCATAATGTGATGAAAGAACGAAACAGTCACATTTTTCCATGAACGAAAATGGATTTTCAAGCTGGCCCAAAAGATGAATGGAATGATTTAATTCCAGCTCATCAATGATTGCCTGCAAATCTTCCTTTAATGGACCTTGTCCTAAAATATACAGCTTGCTATTACTGTATTTCTCATGAAAACCTGCGAATGCACGAATCAAATTATCCTGACCTTTTTCAGGAGATAACCTTCCCATATTGACAAAATTGAAATCATTTTTATCAGGAAATGGAACGAATTGATTGTTTACTTCCAATCCATGCACTTTTTCTACGATCAACGCCTGTTCATCTATCCAACCTAGAGATATCCCGTCCAATGATATATGAGCATAAGTACCAAGTTGAGTAACCGCTTCTTTATCGAATTCCACAATCCGGCCATTAAAGGTTGGCCCATTTTCCACGACCATGGCATCTTGCAACCCATAAGGCTTATCCCAAATATTATAATCTCCCAAGTTAATTTCTGCGGTGCCGCGCACTTCCCGCTCTTTTAACAGTATTGGCTCTTCCATAATTTCGAATGCCCTTGTATTCAACCAGCCAATTCTCTTATTATCTATTTCGAAAAGGTAATAGCCGCCTTTTCTGGTTCTGTTATATTTTATGATCTTGACGATTTGCCCTTCAAAATCGATAGCCTTAGTTACTCTTTTAGCCTTGTAATTCGGATAAGCCTTCGTCCAGATTGTATGGTCTTCCGGTTCCGTTATTTTTCCATACTTCTGATTGCCTGTGTTTATTTCCTTCAACGTTCTATTATCGATCTTATCAATGAATTTTTTATTGTTTTTATAGTTTCTGGATATTATATACTTTCTTTTCACCATGATTTGAAGCTTGTCACCTAAGCTCGTGTTTTCATTGATCGTACAATGTTCAAGCATGGATAAAGCTGCATTATCTATCCAACCTATTACCTTGTTTTTCACAGATATCCTGCTATAAATCGAATGTTGGGTCTTTACTTCCCTATCAATTTTTACAATGATCCCTTTAAAATCTTGACTGCCAGAAACCTTGTACGTTCCTTCAACCTTATATGGCATGGACCAAATATAGTTCGATCGAGGCCTTACTAACCTTGCAATTTTATCCAATTCCTTTTCGTAAATAATGCTGTCTGGCAACAACTCAACAGCGTCTTCACTAATCCAGCCAATTATTTGATTGTTATGACTGAATTTGTAGAAAGTATTTTGATCTGCATGGCCTTTCCTCGAAATCATGATTTCAGCTTCTTCAAATCGTTCATCCAGAGGAAATTGAGTGGCATTTGAAATTCCCGGAAGGGTATTCCAAACCTGATTATCCTTCACATTCCTTAATATCGCTCTTGCTTTGAAGTTTTCAGTGGTCAACGCATCTTCATCATTATCGCTGACTTCAGAGTTATTTGACTCGAGTTGAAGGATTTTATCCGGGTTGATAGAATTCATTACGAAATCAAATTTATCAAAGTCTGCATACTCCAATAGGTTCTTTCGGTTTAATTCCATCGTTCCCTCAGAAACACTTACAAGTTTATCAAATCGATTATATACAGAAAAAATCCCTCTTAGATTAATACGGTGAGGTCTCTTTCCATTAATGATACGCTCACTATCAGACAGTAAATCATTATGCATATAACAAACTTTCTTTTTTGCATCTGCCGCTAGCAGATATTTAGCCCAATAATGGCTATAACCACTAAAATCGATAACAAAATCAAATTTAGTTTTACCGAATAAACGTGCATGCTCTCTAATATAGGCATTTTCCGGGTAAAGCTTTTTCCCTAAGAAACCTCTTTCCCCTCTGTTATGGATGAATTTATCTTTATAGACTTCCAAAAATTTATACACAGGTAAGCCAGGTTTAAAAAGAAAACGCACATTTTTATTTACTTTGTCCATATTTTTCAAAACCTCGTATGAGTGAGGAGTGGCAGTGAAACAGCTGACATCATATTTCTCATAATCAATATTATTCATTAGGTTAAGAAAAGAGGATGTAATTCCGTTATCCCTCAATCCGCCAGGATAAATTAATATTTTTTCCTTTGAGGAATCCAGGCCAGTAATTGTGTTTAGTTCTTTCGCAGACTTATTGAAGAGATAGTTGACTATTCTCTCCGTTACATGTCCATCCTCATGGTTAGTGAATTTTTCCTGCATCTTTTTATATTTATCGGAATAACTCAATTTCACATTATTGATATCTTTAATTGCGATCGCCAATTCTTTCGAGTTAAAAAGCATCGGGCCTGGGAGTTCATCATTTTGGAGATACTGTCCCCTTTGTTCTGTATAAACGTCCGTATCCCATGTGTAAAATAGGATGGGCTTATTGGTAACAAGGAAATCAAAGAAAATGCTGGAATAATCCGTGATAAGCAAATCAACAGCAGCAAGTAATTCATTCGTATCCACATAGTCAGGTATCAATCTATCCATGATTTCTGAATGCTTGGCAGCTTCTTTATATAGAAATGGATGCACCTTGATGAATAAGTTATATTGTTCACCGATTTGACTTTGTAAATAATTAATATCGGCAATGATTTGAAGAAGGTCGTTATCCACTTTGGCAAGGTTCGTTCCCTTCCAAGTCGGAGCATATAAAATATTCTCCTTACCATCACTGATGTTCAAACCCAGGGTCCTTAGATATTCCTTATACTCCCCTGGATTCGTATTCAACGTTAAATCGATCCTCGGATATCCTTCTTCTATAATTTCACCTTTATACAATCCGTTTAACTTATAGCTATCTGTAAATATCTTGGTAGTGTGGGAATTAGGGCTCAAAATGTAATCTGCACTCAAAAAGTTCCTTACAACGTTTTGAGAGACCGAAGGGTTACCGGGTATATCAAAGCCCATATTCTTAAGGGGCGTTCCATGCCAGGTATTCATGTAAATTTGATCGCTTTTAGGTATGAAGAAGGACTGGAATGTGGAGTTATTGATTAAATACTCACTTGTTGCCAACCACTTTAAATACTCCTTTGAATTACGTTGAACAAATTTCACATTCGGCATATCCTTATATTTCGATATTACACCTGAGAGGGCACTAAAATCCTGGATTGACCAAATGTGCATGAAATCTTTAAAGTCTTGCTTTTCCAGCATATATTTAAACATCGCGTATGGACTGTCAGTCATACTGTTTCCATCACGACTCTCATATAAAATCGTGTTTTTTTGCACATTTAATTTCTCAAAATACTTCGCATATCTATTTACACGCTGATGGTTCTCCTTCAATAGAAAATTGGCAAGCGGCTGTTTAAGGAAATCGACTTTTCTTTTTATTACCTTCTTATTCACTAATAGGCATCCCCTTTTAAGAATTTAGTATTCACCATTCAAAATCATGATTTCATTAACAAAAAATAACAACTATGAATGATCAATAGTTGGAGATTTTTTTTAAACTCTATTAAACTTAAAACTTAATGACTACAACCATCATTTGCTGTGTAGATAATCTTTCTTTAAACTGAAAAAATCGATTTGGCGGTAATACAGTAAATCAATAAATCATTTTTTGTTCACTGCCTTGTGCCGTTCGAGGATTTTTTCCATTTCCTTTATAATGTCATCTCTTAATTCAGGATGTTGCAGGGCAAATTCAATTGTCGTTTTCACAAAGCCATCGACAACTCCGACATCATAGCGTTTCCCTTCAAAATCGTATGCGAAAACTCTTTGGATTTCATTCAGTTTTTGGATGGCATCCGTTAACTGGATTTCACCGCCAGCTCCCGTTTCTTGCTTAGCTAAGAAATCGAATATTTCCGGAGTCAGTATGTATCTTCCCATAATGGCCAAATTGGATGGTGCCGTTCCTTGTTTGGGTTTTTCAACGAAACGATTCACTTCGTATCTTCTGCCTTCTTGGGTAAGCGGGTCAATGATGCCATATCTATGTGTCTCGTTCTCATTTACTGGCTGCACTCCAATGATGGACGAACCCGTCGCATCATATTCGTTGATTAATTGACTTAGAGAGGGTATTTCGCTTTGAACGATGTCATCGCCTAATAGTACGGCAAACGGCTCATCACCAATAAAGTTACGTGCACACCATACAGCATGTCCAAGACCTCTCGGTTCTTTTTGCCTAATGTAGTGGATATTAGCTAAATTGGATGGGTATTGTACTTTCTCCAATAAATCGAATTTCCCTTTTTCCCTCAAGTTATTCTCTAGCTCGTATGCATTATCAAAATGATCTTCTATCGCACGTTTATTCTTTCCTGTGACAATGATTATATCTTCAATTCCCGATTTCACGGCTTCTTCTATAATATATTGAATAGTTGGTTTATCCACTATTGGCAGCATCTCTTTTGGCATTGCCTTCGTAGCAGGTAAAAATCTAGTTCCCAATCCCGCTGCAGGTATAATAGCCTTTTTAACTTTTTTCATTCTTTTGTAACTCCTCCACATTAATATAAAACTAAAAAATTTACTTATTCACCCTTTTCATAGTAACATAGACTTGTTTTTTGTAAATATGTTATCATGAAACATTTGTAATCCCATATATAATTGCAACTTTTCCCCAAAACCATCTTCAGAAAATATAAAGGCCTTTTCCCGATGAAAACAGGAAAAGGCCTTATTTTCTTCAATATATATGGCTGTCAGGTCCAAGGGTCTGACTTATATAGCACTATTGATTATCCCATTAATTTTTTCCATGAAAGCATTCATGACCTGCTTCAATTTCAGCTCGGCTGATTCCATCTTTTCACCTTGGACCCCGAAATAGAATTTGATTTTAGGTTCTGTGCCAGATGGACGTAAGCATACCCATGTACCATCCTCAAGGAAGTACTTAATTACATTTGATTTAGGTAAATCAATGACTTCTTCCTTATTGGTGCCCATGTTGAGCTTCACGCCACTTTGATAATCCTCTTGAATCGTTACAGCTTTTCCGGCTATATGCTTTGGAGGAGCATTGCGGAATTGATTCAATATCCCTTGAATCTGCCCAGCGCCTTCAATCCCCTTTAAAGTCAATGACTGAAGTCCCTCCAGGTAATATCCGTACTCTTCAAAGATATTAAGCAATCCTTCATATAGGTCCATGCCCTGTTTTTTATAGTAGGCACAAACTTCCACCGCAAGAATGGCCGCTTGGATCGCATCTTTATCACGGGCAAAATCCTTGATTAAATAACCATAACTTTCTTCATATCCGAATAAGAAAGTATGCTTACCGCTTTCCTCATATTCGTTGATCTTTTCAGCGATGAATTTAAAACCCGTTAATACATCAACGGTCCCTAAACCATATTCCTTTGCGATTCTGCGGCCTATTTCAGAGGTTACTATCGTTTTTAAGACAACTCCATTTTCAGGTAAAGTGCCTTTAGATTTCTTTTCTTTCAAAAGATAATCCAATATTAGTGCACCTGTTTGATTACCTGTAAGCACCACATATTCGCCATCTTTATTTTTAACGGCGATACCGAGTCGATCTGCATCAGGATCTGTTGCGATCAAGAGGTCTGCCGATACCTCATTTCCTAATTCAATGGCCATTTCAAATGCTGCATGCTCTTCAGGGTTCGGGGATTTGACTGTCGAAAAATTGGGATCAGGCAATTCCTGCTCTTTTACAACATGTACCTTGTCGTATCCCAGATCTTGTAAAGCCCTTCTAACCGACTTATTTGCCGTGCCATGAAGCGGTGTGAATACTACAGTCACATCAACTTCTTCACTTAGGTTTTTATTTTCGGGCACAGTAAGCAATTTATTATTATAAGCGGTATCGATTTCCTCTCCGACCATCTTGATGAGGCCTTGCGCTTTCAATGTATCTTCATCTTTTACCGAAATGGCAAGTTCATTTTCAATCGCATTCACGAATTCAATCACTTTATCAGCCGTTGCCGGAGGAAGCTGGGCACCATCTGGCCCGTACACTTTATAGCCATTATATTC
It contains:
- a CDS encoding phospho-sugar mutase produces the protein MDWKCSYHSWVNFENLDEEMKSLLNKMQDDEKNIEDAFYKNLEFGTGGMRGEIGAGTNRMNLYTVRKATLGLAHYLQSMGDEAKRRGVAIAYDSRFKSPEFALEAAKTLATEGIKAYLFDELRPTPELSFAVRELNAYAGIVITASHNPPEYNGYKVYGPDGAQLPPATADKVIEFVNAIENELAISVKDEDTLKAQGLIKMVGEEIDTAYNNKLLTVPENKNLSEEVDVTVVFTPLHGTANKSVRRALQDLGYDKVHVVKEQELPDPNFSTVKSPNPEEHAAFEMAIELGNEVSADLLIATDPDADRLGIAVKNKDGEYVVLTGNQTGALILDYLLKEKKSKGTLPENGVVLKTIVTSEIGRRIAKEYGLGTVDVLTGFKFIAEKINEYEESGKHTFLFGYEESYGYLIKDFARDKDAIQAAILAVEVCAYYKKQGMDLYEGLLNIFEEYGYYLEGLQSLTLKGIEGAGQIQGILNQFRNAPPKHIAGKAVTIQEDYQSGVKLNMGTNKEEVIDLPKSNVIKYFLEDGTWVCLRPSGTEPKIKFYFGVQGEKMESAELKLKQVMNAFMEKINGIINSAI
- a CDS encoding pentapeptide repeat-containing protein; this encodes MIEKLHAHVHSIFAPYKNAKTTKELEEELLQNLLEKYNDHKRNGSSEQEAYKLTVDSIGEVSELMESLNLQYNELEQAISMDYSRHRLLDSDFRSVSVHDGKFNSCDLSRSDFSHSDLTNSTFKSSNLNDCIFENANLTSTLFKSANLKGVTFKNSIYNKTHFKGCNLSGLIFDGETFNQTVFEGSSLKKASFRDATLINVQFRVSDLKKIDFTGASMDKLTYNFLHGGKVDLSGVTII
- a CDS encoding PhzF family phenazine biosynthesis isomerase, coding for MKMVRVFHYDAFSSKPNKGNPAGVVLDADGLTEKEMQDIALKVGFNETSFPMESDIADLRIRYFTPGHEMNLCGHATMAAIHALKTRGLLDKDELMIETGAGILPIKIHTMADRELYITMKQATPTFEEFSGDKRDLASSLGLDIEDLEAELPIMYGSTGLWTLLIPINDLNGFKKMKANNKLFPQILKEMPRASVHPFCLETYDQDAHMHARHFSSPFSGTLEDPVTGTASGVMGAYYAKYIKDDRENELHLLIEQGIEIGKDGRVRVTATKNHDNYDIEITGNAVYVNEFEVEV
- the galE gene encoding UDP-glucose 4-epimerase GalE, with protein sequence MILVVGGAGYIGSHLVKELVNTEEVVILDNLSTGFRSLVDSKAILVEGNLGDKAVLNEIFLKYPIKAVMHFAANSLVGESVQDPYKYYENNVGATLTLLNTMLKHDVKNFIFSSTAATYGIPNVDMIDEDQPTNPINPYGRSKLMVEQILGDFAKAYGLHYVVLRYFNAAGAHVSAEIGESHDPETHLIPIILQHLLGQRDKISVFGTDYDTEDGTCIRDYIHVTDLAQAHIIALQALLSGKKDTATYNLGNGKGFSVKDVIDTCEKVTGVKPTIEYADRRPGDPARLVASANKIFEELGWKASIDLEEIIESAWKWHKSQMN
- a CDS encoding PadR family transcriptional regulator, coding for MVERKLSSDLLRGHVDTMILKLLQSGDKYGYEISKLIYVSSNEQYEIKEATMYSSLKRLEKDGCILSYWGDATQGGRRKYYKITPIGEETYTQNKNDWEQAKRILERLL
- a CDS encoding CDP-glycerol glycerophosphotransferase family protein, producing MNKKVIKRKVDFLKQPLANFLLKENHQRVNRYAKYFEKLNVQKNTILYESRDGNSMTDSPYAMFKYMLEKQDFKDFMHIWSIQDFSALSGVISKYKDMPNVKFVQRNSKEYLKWLATSEYLINNSTFQSFFIPKSDQIYMNTWHGTPLKNMGFDIPGNPSVSQNVVRNFLSADYILSPNSHTTKIFTDSYKLNGLYKGEIIEEGYPRIDLTLNTNPGEYKEYLRTLGLNISDGKENILYAPTWKGTNLAKVDNDLLQIIADINYLQSQIGEQYNLFIKVHPFLYKEAAKHSEIMDRLIPDYVDTNELLAAVDLLITDYSSIFFDFLVTNKPILFYTWDTDVYTEQRGQYLQNDELPGPMLFNSKELAIAIKDINNVKLSYSDKYKKMQEKFTNHEDGHVTERIVNYLFNKSAKELNTITGLDSSKEKILIYPGGLRDNGITSSFLNLMNNIDYEKYDVSCFTATPHSYEVLKNMDKVNKNVRFLFKPGLPVYKFLEVYKDKFIHNRGERGFLGKKLYPENAYIREHARLFGKTKFDFVIDFSGYSHYWAKYLLAADAKKKVCYMHNDLLSDSERIINGKRPHRINLRGIFSVYNRFDKLVSVSEGTMELNRKNLLEYADFDKFDFVMNSINPDKILQLESNNSEVSDNDEDALTTENFKARAILRNVKDNQVWNTLPGISNATQFPLDERFEEAEIMISRKGHADQNTFYKFSHNNQIIGWISEDAVELLPDSIIYEKELDKIARLVRPRSNYIWSMPYKVEGTYKVSGSQDFKGIIVKIDREVKTQHSIYSRISVKNKVIGWIDNAALSMLEHCTINENTSLGDKLQIMVKRKYIISRNYKNNKKFIDKIDNRTLKEINTGNQKYGKITEPEDHTIWTKAYPNYKAKRVTKAIDFEGQIVKIIKYNRTRKGGYYLFEIDNKRIGWLNTRAFEIMEEPILLKEREVRGTAEINLGDYNIWDKPYGLQDAMVVENGPTFNGRIVEFDKEAVTQLGTYAHISLDGISLGWIDEQALIVEKVHGLEVNNQFVPFPDKNDFNFVNMGRLSPEKGQDNLIRAFAGFHEKYSNSKLYILGQGPLKEDLQAIIDELELNHSIHLLGQLENPFSFMEKCDCFVLSSHYEGQPMVLLEAMTLGMKIMATDIVANRTVLENGKYGLLVENSINGLEKGLSTMVSTDNPKLEKFDYNQYNGLAMETFKKCL
- the galU gene encoding UTP--glucose-1-phosphate uridylyltransferase GalU, translating into MKKVKKAIIPAAGLGTRFLPATKAMPKEMLPIVDKPTIQYIIEEAVKSGIEDIIIVTGKNKRAIEDHFDNAYELENNLREKGKFDLLEKVQYPSNLANIHYIRQKEPRGLGHAVWCARNFIGDEPFAVLLGDDIVQSEIPSLSQLINEYDATGSSIIGVQPVNENETHRYGIIDPLTQEGRRYEVNRFVEKPKQGTAPSNLAIMGRYILTPEIFDFLAKQETGAGGEIQLTDAIQKLNEIQRVFAYDFEGKRYDVGVVDGFVKTTIEFALQHPELRDDIIKEMEKILERHKAVNKK